The following is a genomic window from Salvelinus fontinalis isolate EN_2023a chromosome 11, ASM2944872v1, whole genome shotgun sequence.
CCATTGACTATAGCATATGCACACAAATGGTGAACGGGAGGCGCGCTCAATCTTATGAGTTGAGATTGAGAAATTAAAATTCATGACAACTAATGAAAATACACAGAAGCCAATGTTAACATCCCTAGGCCGCCTTAACCACCTGCTGGAGGGCCGTGGACAGAGAAATTCCTCTACTAAgccgtgatgcaaccagtcaggatgctctcgatggtgcagcgatAGTATTTGGAGAGGACACGGGGCATGATGCATTTCTACAGCAATAAAACATTACCTTTAGAAATACATACGATATACTTTGGATGGTTTTTATGTTTTTATTGACAGAAGTAAAATGTATTCTGGTTCAGAacgggcaacaggtagcctagtggttagagtgttgagccagtaaccgaaaggttgctggatcgaatccctgagctgataaggtaaaaatctgccgttctacccctgaacaaggcagttaacccactgtttcccggtaggccatcattttaaataagaatttgttcttaactgacttgcctagataaataaaggttacatttatttatattttttgaaagAACAAGCGGTTAGAAATGGTATGCATTAAGGTTAGATAGGCAGACTAACATTTACAGGGCATTACAGGGCATATGTTTTGATCACGGCTCACTGAGGGCAGGGTGATCATTATCCCTCTGCTTCACCAAGAAGGTCAAAGGGTCTCCTAGGGGCCGGCCCATCCGGATGTGAGCCAGCAGTTCCTGAGTCATATTCAGGGCGTTGCGGGAGGTATAGAGGTAAGAGAGGTCAGAGTTCATGCTGGAAGGGGCGTACTCCCCACAGGTGAGGCCCCCAAGCCCTGGGGCGCAGTCGACCTTGTAGGAGTAGAACAGGCTTCCGTGATTCATGGGACACATACTGTTATGAAACCCAGCTTTGACGGGCTGGACTTTGCATTCCCCCAGGAGATCGTTCGACCAATTGTCCTCATCGTATACAGTGAACTTGAGCTCGCTGGCCAGGGAGAGCTTGACTGTCCCAAATTTGAAGACCTCATTCCACACGGGGTTGTCGTTGTCATGGATCACCTTGGTCTGCTTGAAGTCTTTGTCCATGGCCACCTTGacgaatcaaatcaaactttattgaaagctacagtatgtgatTAGAAAAACGACGTCCCCGTCACTTGTTTTAGTATGCAGCTCGGGTATGGGGCTAGGGAGATGTAATCCTTGTCAAATCCTAGACTGTAGCTTTAAAGTGCACTTGAAAACAAACTTCATAGTCAATGAAAATTCAAAAATAAAAGAGATGAATAATACCTTGACGAAGCCGTCGGTCTGGGAGGTGGTGTCCCCCCAGAGGTCCCTGGCTTTCTTCACGGTGACGGTCACGTGAGCCAAGCCCTTCTCCTGCGGGCAGCATTGGCTGGTCATCTCCTTACTGGTCtggcacacacactgacaggagtCATGGGTACTGGACCTGGAGCTTCCCTTGCACTTCCCGGAGCAGTGCTTGAACAGGGCGTGTTTCAGGATGTAGTCCTCCACGGCCTTCTTCAGCCCCGCCCTCTTGCTGGACTTTTTCACCAATAggtggagaggatggagggagtagtTGATGATATCAGGTATGGTCTTTAGGCTACTTGCCCAATCAGCGAAGGCCTTGGAGTTTTCACCaatcttggagaagagcaggtcGGGCGTTCCGTCCGTCTGTCCCCCCACCACCTCGGTAAacctgtttgtttgttgtttatcGTCAGTCATGTTTTGTCTGACATCAGGACcttattggaaatgtgttttttataAGTCTTGTATAATGCCCATTAATCCCACCAAAAATCGATAACATTTATAAAATCAATCAAACCTCTCGTTGAAGGTACTGCTGAAGGTGTCACTGGTGTTACGTTTCTTGAGGTCATTCTTGCAGAACTTTGTCTCTGCATTGGCTTCGGCTGTTCCGGAGCTGGTGGCGACAGAGGCCTCGGCCTCCAGGCAGTCCTTGACCTCGTTCTCATTGTAACCATTGATGGCCGCCTAGGTTTGGGTTCATTAAAACATCTTGGTACATATGCAGACTCTTACGTAAAATTTGATGTCATACAATAAAATTAAAAAcagatagaaatatatatataatctgcCTAAATACATGAACAACGCATTTTCAATAAGTTGTACACAACAAATAGGCATACCACGATCAATAATATGGAGAATGTCATTTGCAGAGTTTGAGAAGTCTTACCTTACACACGCGCAGTGAGGTGACGCTCTTCACCCGCCCCCCCAGTTTAACCTTCCGGATATAGTGGGTACCAAAGGTGGAGAGGAAACGATTGTAGTCAGCCTTGGTCTGTTCGGTGTAGAGGGGGGGCAGGATGCCCAGGGAGCGAGAGAACTCAGGGTGCAGGGGAGGGTCCTCTATCAGGCGGTAACTGAGGAAGAAACCCAAGATAGAGAAAGATAACAAAGTAGTCTATTCTCTAAGTGGTTTTGTCATTTTGTGGCCTTTTTGAGGGGTGCATCAAAGAAAGTCCTCGCCTAAAAGTAGACCGATCTATGGGGATAGAAGTTCGACTATTTTCAAGAAGTCTAATTCAATAACAATGTCGAGGCTACAAAAGGTCAACAAAACACATTATGTAGTTACAATTGAAACAGGATCTTCTATCACAAAATAACTATTCTTTAACACCCCAGAGAGTGTGCACAACTCCAACCCTCACCTATAATATCCCACCTGTAAATATAACCTTTATTATACCTATTCTATATTATAATCCAGAGTGTATACATTACTATAGCCTGTAGAGGGCAGTGTTGGCTATATAAAGGAAGGTGAACTTCATAATACAAGTGAAGTTATTATAGTCATAGAAGTAATAGGTAACCTGTAATAGGAGCAGTGTATATCCTGTTTGATGAAGCTGTACTTGTCCTTCTTGGACTGGCTCATCACCGTCTTGGCAGCTCTGGAGTGGGTACCCCCCACCATGGCCGACCCATTAGCCTTGGGGACATTAACTTCCAGACCAATCTGCCAACTGCCGTCCACCTATATATACACATTGGTGGTGGATAAAGTGAGTTTACCCCATAATGGGATTCTTATTTCTATTAGTAGTATTATTCATTTgattaatatttatatatattattagtCTTATTATAAAATGCTTAATATATCAATTATTAtttcagcagtagtagtagtatttgtTATAGTaatagttgttgtagtagtattcGTTGTAgctatagtagtagtattagtggctgtaatagtagtagtagtagtagtagtattacatCTGTCTGGCTGCTGCTCACAAACGACTCGCTGGAGTCGTAGACAATGCTGGACAACTTCATGTGACACTGATGCGAGGGACGCCAGTCCACCACAGCCGCAGGCAGCCTCTGAGTCTGGCCCTCCATGAAAGGGTTAACACAGAGGGTACAGGCTCCATTTTGGGTCTTCCAGTTGTCCACGTCAACAACATAGGCCTGCTTGCGCTCCATGGTGACAATGTTGAAACCCTCGCCCGCCAGGTTGGTACCGGGAGCTGACAGGGCAGCCTTGCACTCTGCTGGCCGGCCCGTGGTGCACGAGGGCAGGACAGGGGGCAGCCACCATCCCCACAGCCATAGAAGGGTCACCAGAGTAGTCTGTATGcctggagaggaggaggcggtAGATATGCAATTCAAGAGTGTTCTTTAATATTGATCCAAAATCTAAAGTTGTCAGACATTTTCAGACTTCAAAAGTAGTCTAGTGTTAAGATATTGTGGTGCTATTTTGAATGAAACACAAGAGTGTTATTGTATGTGCCAGAGATTTGTATAGCGAAAGCTCAGATAATTCAAGAGTCCATATGCCCCCGTGAGAGACCGGCGTTCGCTACCGGAGTGGACTTCTTCAACTGCACACCTCTTATCTGTCTCCCTACTCACTTCATCTCTGTAATAATCTCCATTAAACAATACAAGGCGTAGGTTGATTGGACTGCTGTTCCCCTAAAAAAGTTAGGAAAGGAAAAAAATGACAAAAGAAAAGAAAGTATTGTTTTCTTTTGGAATTACTATAGTGCAGGGACCCCCACCCAGGCCAACCGTTGACCCAGGGACCCCCACCCAGGCCAACCGCTGACCCAGGGACCCCCCCACTCAGGCAAACCGCAGACCCAGGGACCCTCACCCAGGGAAACCAGTGACCCAGGGACCCCCGCCCAGGAAAACCGGTAACCCAGGGACCCCCACCATGGTATTATCAGCTGAATAGCAAGgagaagtaatcaacattttaaaattaaTATATTTG
Proteins encoded in this region:
- the ufsp1 gene encoding inactive Ufm1-specific protease 1 isoform X2 gives rise to the protein MERKQAYVVDVDNWKTQNGACTLCVNPFMEGQTQRLPAAVVDWRPSHQCHMKLSSIVYDSSESFVSSSQTDVDGSWQIGLEVNVPKANGSAMVGGTHSRAAKTVMSQSKKDKYSFIKQDIHCSYYSYRLIEDPPLHPEFSRSLGILPPLYTEQTKADYNRFLSTFGTHYIRKVKLGGRVKSVTSLRVCKAAINGYNENEVKDCLEAEASVATSSGTAEANAETKFCKNDLKKRNTSDTFSSTFNERFTEVVGGQTDGTPDLLFSKIGENSKAFADWASSLKTIPDIINYSLHPLHLLVKKSSKRAGLKKAVEDYILKHALFKHCSGKCKGSSRSSTHDSCQCVCQTSKEMTSQCCPQEKGLAHVTVTVKKARDLWGDTTSQTDGFVKVAMDKDFKQTKVIHDNDNPVWNEVFKFGTVKLSLASELKFTVYDEDNWSNDLLGECKVQPVKAGFHNSMCPMNHGSLFYSYKVDCAPGLGGLTCGEYAPSSMNSDLSYLYTSRNALNMTQELLAHIRMGRPLGDPLTFLVKQRDNDHPALSEP
- the ufsp1 gene encoding inactive Ufm1-specific protease 1 isoform X1, which encodes MSGIQTTLVTLLWLWGWWLPPVLPSCTTGRPAECKAALSAPGTNLAGEGFNIVTMERKQAYVVDVDNWKTQNGACTLCVNPFMEGQTQRLPAAVVDWRPSHQCHMKLSSIVYDSSESFVSSSQTDVDGSWQIGLEVNVPKANGSAMVGGTHSRAAKTVMSQSKKDKYSFIKQDIHCSYYSYRLIEDPPLHPEFSRSLGILPPLYTEQTKADYNRFLSTFGTHYIRKVKLGGRVKSVTSLRVCKAAINGYNENEVKDCLEAEASVATSSGTAEANAETKFCKNDLKKRNTSDTFSSTFNERFTEVVGGQTDGTPDLLFSKIGENSKAFADWASSLKTIPDIINYSLHPLHLLVKKSSKRAGLKKAVEDYILKHALFKHCSGKCKGSSRSSTHDSCQCVCQTSKEMTSQCCPQEKGLAHVTVTVKKARDLWGDTTSQTDGFVKVAMDKDFKQTKVIHDNDNPVWNEVFKFGTVKLSLASELKFTVYDEDNWSNDLLGECKVQPVKAGFHNSMCPMNHGSLFYSYKVDCAPGLGGLTCGEYAPSSMNSDLSYLYTSRNALNMTQELLAHIRMGRPLGDPLTFLVKQRDNDHPALSEP